The Sphingopyxis fribergensis genome contains a region encoding:
- a CDS encoding glycosyl transferase — protein MPTPIAFLAIAEAQQLYHWLPTALELAGRDDVRVSILSPSRQILDLALSYDPQERFEPILLRRPPCGPDSLFRQPSRLATLLLNYPAIRRFPVLVTTEISSAWLKHIPGFSSRIVVIKHGAGDREGGYRRRHALIDLTLVAGEKDRRRMIEQKLSEPGNVVVGGYAKFEICAERQRYFDNEWPTLFYNPHFDTKLSSWPAHGPNVLAALEALEGWNVIIAPHTKLAQRTPPITTTAPHIRVDMGSHHSIDMSYTMSSDIYLGDVSSQVYEFLLRPRPCIFLNLNRCAWRDDPAFAHWHLGQVIEDIADLPAALARAADLQPGFVDAQEAAMTDSIDQFPIPASTRQADIILDFARAAR, from the coding sequence TTGCCGACCCCCATCGCCTTCCTTGCCATAGCCGAAGCGCAGCAGCTCTATCACTGGCTTCCGACGGCGCTTGAGCTGGCGGGTCGCGACGATGTCCGGGTTTCGATCTTGTCGCCGTCGCGCCAGATTCTCGATCTGGCGCTCAGTTATGATCCCCAGGAACGGTTCGAACCTATACTATTGCGCCGCCCGCCCTGCGGCCCCGACTCCTTGTTCCGCCAACCCTCGCGGCTCGCGACCTTGCTGCTCAACTATCCGGCGATCCGTCGATTTCCCGTGCTGGTTACGACCGAGATTTCCAGCGCGTGGCTCAAACACATCCCTGGCTTCTCGTCGCGCATTGTTGTGATCAAACATGGCGCGGGCGACCGCGAGGGCGGTTACCGCCGGCGCCACGCGCTGATCGACCTGACCCTCGTCGCGGGCGAAAAGGACCGGCGGCGCATGATCGAGCAAAAGCTGTCCGAGCCGGGCAATGTCGTCGTGGGCGGCTATGCCAAGTTCGAGATATGCGCCGAGCGGCAACGTTATTTCGACAATGAATGGCCGACGCTGTTCTACAATCCGCATTTCGACACGAAACTATCGTCATGGCCGGCGCATGGGCCCAATGTTCTGGCCGCGCTCGAGGCGCTGGAGGGATGGAACGTCATCATCGCACCGCACACGAAACTGGCGCAGCGCACGCCCCCGATCACGACCACCGCGCCACATATTCGCGTCGACATGGGAAGCCATCATTCGATCGACATGAGCTATACGATGAGTTCCGATATCTATCTGGGCGACGTGTCGAGCCAGGTTTACGAATTCCTGCTGCGTCCGCGTCCGTGCATCTTCCTCAATCTCAACCGGTGCGCATGGCGCGACGATCCGGCGTTTGCGCATTGGCACCTGGGCCAGGTGATCGAAGACATCGCCGACCTTCCCGCCGCGCTGGCACGGGCTGCGGACTTGCAACCGGGCTTTGTTGATGCTCAGGAAGCCGCCATGACCGATTCCATCGACCAGTTCCCGATCCCGGCCTCGACGCGGCAGGCCGACATCATCCTCGATTTCGCGCGGGCAGCGCGATGA
- a CDS encoding HIT family protein — MNETIVKFGYPATLIAEYEHWVVLLRPAQPTLGALVLAAKSQATAFGDLPAEAHAELKVATAAAEAALTQAVGYAKINYLMLMMVDPHVHFHVLPRYDGERSGAGIAIPDAGWPGQPDLAQAIKPDDAQIAALTGWLKPYFA, encoded by the coding sequence ATGAACGAGACGATCGTAAAATTCGGCTATCCGGCGACATTGATCGCCGAATATGAACATTGGGTCGTGCTGCTCCGCCCCGCGCAGCCGACGCTTGGCGCGCTGGTGCTGGCGGCGAAATCCCAAGCGACGGCATTCGGCGACCTGCCCGCCGAAGCGCATGCCGAACTCAAGGTCGCGACCGCTGCGGCCGAGGCCGCGCTGACGCAGGCCGTCGGCTATGCCAAGATCAACTATCTGATGCTGATGATGGTCGACCCGCACGTCCATTTCCACGTCCTGCCGCGTTATGACGGCGAACGGTCGGGCGCGGGTATTGCAATTCCCGATGCAGGCTGGCCGGGCCAGCCCGATCTCGCGCAAGCCATCAAGCCGGACGACGCACAGATCGCCGCGCTCACCGGCTGGCTCAAACCCTATTTCGCGTAG
- a CDS encoding nucleotidyltransferase family protein, with the protein MSSSIPAIVLAGSRPGPDPLLTGTSVSTKALLPIGGHAMLVHVVRALRGSPLIGPITILAQNSAELAAEPGLAGLAGLHFVDSGQGISSSLAAALPPGDDPLLVTTADNVLLMPTMVAEFLAGAEDSDVAVAMVERDVLLARYPESKRTWLKFRGGWWSGANMFRLRGRRVLPLLDFWGRIERDRKKGLKIVAAFGPWLLIGALLRLFTIRQGVARAGLRFGLKAKVVPMSEPEACIDADKPADIELIEAIFAARREAAIGQPL; encoded by the coding sequence GTGAGTAGCTCCATTCCCGCTATCGTCCTTGCGGGCAGCCGGCCCGGCCCCGATCCGCTGCTGACTGGGACCAGTGTTTCAACTAAGGCGTTGCTGCCGATCGGCGGGCACGCGATGCTCGTCCATGTGGTGCGTGCCCTTCGCGGTTCACCGCTGATTGGTCCGATCACGATCCTCGCGCAGAACAGCGCCGAGTTGGCGGCCGAGCCGGGGCTTGCGGGCCTGGCCGGTCTGCATTTCGTGGATTCGGGGCAGGGAATCAGCAGCTCGCTCGCCGCGGCGTTGCCGCCGGGCGACGACCCGCTGCTCGTCACCACCGCGGACAATGTGCTGCTCATGCCGACGATGGTCGCGGAATTTCTGGCCGGTGCCGAGGATAGCGATGTCGCGGTCGCGATGGTCGAGCGCGACGTGCTGCTTGCGCGCTATCCCGAGTCCAAACGCACGTGGCTGAAATTCCGTGGCGGCTGGTGGTCGGGAGCGAACATGTTCCGGCTCCGCGGGCGCCGCGTGCTGCCGTTGCTAGATTTCTGGGGGCGCATCGAACGCGACCGCAAAAAGGGGCTCAAGATCGTCGCGGCTTTCGGCCCGTGGCTGCTGATCGGCGCGTTGCTCCGCCTCTTCACGATCCGGCAGGGCGTCGCGCGCGCCGGCCTGCGGTTTGGCCTGAAGGCGAAGGTCGTTCCGATGTCCGAACCCGAGGCGTGCATCGATGCCGACAAACCTGCCGATATCGAGCTGATCGAAGCGATATTTGCCGCGCGGCGTGAAGCGGCTATAGGGCAGCCGCTATGA
- a CDS encoding succinate dehydrogenase iron-sulfur subunit: protein MAQFVLPKNSRPQKTGKVHKAEGAAAVKKFKVYRYDPDSGQNPRFDTFEIDTEKCGPMVLDALIKMKSEQDSSLTFRRSCREGICGSCSMNMNGKNGLACTTAIEDLKGDITITPLPSMDVIKDLVPDFTHFYAQYASIEPWLKTKTTTPSGKERLQSPEEREKLDGLYECILCACCSTSCPSYWWNSDKFLGPAILLQAYRWLADSRDEMTGERLDELEDPFRLYRCHTIMNCANACPKGLSPARAIAEIKKLEAERHV from the coding sequence ATGGCCCAATTCGTCCTGCCCAAGAACAGCCGCCCGCAAAAGACGGGCAAGGTCCACAAGGCCGAAGGCGCCGCGGCGGTAAAGAAATTCAAAGTCTATCGCTACGACCCCGACAGCGGCCAGAATCCGCGTTTCGATACGTTCGAGATCGACACCGAAAAATGTGGCCCGATGGTGCTCGACGCGCTCATCAAGATGAAGAGCGAGCAGGATTCGTCGCTGACCTTCCGCCGCTCGTGCCGCGAGGGCATTTGCGGCAGCTGTTCGATGAACATGAACGGCAAGAACGGCCTCGCCTGCACGACCGCGATCGAGGATCTGAAGGGCGACATCACGATCACCCCGCTGCCGTCGATGGACGTGATCAAGGACCTCGTCCCCGATTTCACCCATTTCTACGCGCAATATGCGTCGATCGAACCGTGGCTGAAGACCAAGACGACGACGCCGAGCGGCAAGGAACGGCTGCAATCGCCCGAGGAGCGCGAGAAGCTCGACGGCCTCTATGAGTGCATTCTCTGCGCTTGCTGCTCGACCAGCTGCCCGAGCTATTGGTGGAACAGCGACAAGTTCCTCGGCCCCGCGATCCTGCTTCAGGCCTATCGCTGGCTCGCCGACAGCCGCGACGAAATGACCGGCGAGCGGCTCGACGAGCTTGAGGATCCGTTCCGCCTCTATCGCTGCCACACGATCATGAACTGCGCCAACGCCTGCCCCAAGGGCCTCAGCCCGGCGCGCGCGATTGCCGAGATCAAGAAACTGGAAGCCGAGCGGCACGTGTGA
- a CDS encoding phosphocholine cytidylyltransferase family protein, with amino-acid sequence MTIDKAIILSAGQGSRLLPLTRDIPKCLIEFNGRSLISWQVAALVANGIKDIVVVTGFRTERVEDHALQLYRDTGARIRTLFNPFFQVADNLGTCWIAREEMDRDFIILNGDTIISDEIVAKLIAGANEPINVTVDVKPDYDDDDMKVNRDAEGRLHHIGKRLLPPDTNAESIGMLAFVGDGPSIFRNQVDQMMRTPDGVERWYLRAIDIIAKGNRVGTVSIEGLEWQEVDFPQDVEAADALTAKWAEEGRYAK; translated from the coding sequence ATGACCATCGACAAAGCCATCATCCTGTCGGCCGGGCAGGGCTCGCGCCTGCTGCCGCTGACCCGCGACATTCCCAAATGCCTGATCGAATTCAATGGCCGCAGCCTCATCAGCTGGCAGGTTGCGGCGCTGGTCGCGAACGGGATCAAGGACATCGTCGTCGTCACCGGATTTCGCACCGAACGTGTCGAGGATCATGCGCTGCAACTTTATCGCGACACCGGCGCGCGAATCCGCACGCTGTTCAATCCCTTCTTCCAGGTCGCCGACAATCTCGGCACCTGCTGGATCGCGCGCGAAGAGATGGACCGCGACTTTATCATTCTCAATGGCGACACGATCATCTCGGATGAAATCGTTGCGAAGCTGATCGCCGGCGCGAACGAGCCGATCAACGTGACCGTCGACGTCAAGCCCGACTATGACGATGACGATATGAAAGTGAACCGCGACGCCGAGGGCCGCCTGCATCACATTGGCAAGCGGCTGCTGCCCCCCGACACCAATGCCGAATCGATCGGCATGCTCGCCTTCGTCGGCGATGGCCCGTCGATCTTTCGCAACCAGGTCGACCAGATGATGCGCACCCCCGACGGGGTCGAACGCTGGTATCTGCGCGCAATCGACATCATCGCCAAGGGTAACCGGGTCGGCACCGTGTCGATCGAGGGGCTCGAATGGCAGGAAGTCGACTTCCCGCAGGATGTCGAAGCCGCCGACGCGCTCACCGCGAAATGGGCCGAAGAAGGCCGCTACGCGAAATAG
- a CDS encoding PaaI family thioesterase → MNDGIEEPKRREYFSAEELDGGWISWDLKDATRFNSFIEPLAVRVEAPTSDGRPRARVRMLPERKHSNLGDNVHGAVTLALVDIALFAASHQFGSLNAGHSVTLDLSTQFVGAGRVGEPLDAMVELVRETGRLIFLRGLVVQGEGDSHIVLSFAGTIRKASQK, encoded by the coding sequence GTGAACGACGGGATCGAGGAGCCGAAGCGCCGCGAATATTTCAGCGCCGAGGAACTGGACGGCGGCTGGATCAGCTGGGACCTCAAGGACGCGACGCGGTTCAACAGCTTCATCGAACCGCTGGCGGTGCGTGTCGAGGCGCCGACATCAGATGGTCGACCGCGCGCAAGGGTGCGGATGCTGCCCGAACGCAAGCACAGCAACCTCGGCGATAATGTCCATGGCGCGGTGACGCTGGCGCTCGTCGACATCGCGCTGTTTGCCGCGTCGCACCAGTTTGGCTCGCTCAACGCGGGGCATTCGGTCACGCTCGACCTGTCGACGCAATTTGTCGGCGCCGGCCGCGTCGGCGAGCCGCTTGACGCTATGGTCGAACTGGTGCGCGAGACGGGGCGGCTGATCTTCCTGCGCGGGCTGGTCGTGCAGGGGGAGGGCGACAGTCATATCGTGTTGAGCTTTGCCGGGACGATCCGGAAGGCGAGCCAAAAGTGA
- the zapE gene encoding cell division protein ZapE, with protein MTSVLAAYDALVAAGELRPDPEQRAAAERLNRLQAELEAVPKRGSLLWRLAGRKPEALRGVYLWGAVGRGKSMLMDLFYDQLNIQRKRRVHFHAFMLDVHARMREVRKSESGDPIPLVADALAENTRCLAFDEMVVNNSADAMILSRLFTALIERGVTMVATSNRPPKDLYKDGLNREHFLPFIALVEERLDVMGLNGPTDYRRDRLGDGARWFVPADDAASAALSAAFFRLTDYPPEDRANVPTLELDVGGGRTLHVPKALKGVAVFSFKRLCGEARGAADYLAVARYFHAVIIVGIPRMGPENRNEAARFVTLIDALYEYKVKLLASAAAMPDQLYIAGDGAFEFERTASRLAEMQSDDYLALGHGQEDAT; from the coding sequence GTGACCAGTGTTCTTGCGGCCTATGACGCGCTCGTCGCGGCGGGCGAACTTCGCCCCGATCCCGAACAGCGTGCTGCGGCCGAGCGGCTGAACCGGTTGCAGGCCGAACTTGAAGCGGTGCCGAAGCGCGGCAGCCTGCTGTGGCGTCTCGCGGGGCGCAAGCCCGAGGCGCTGCGCGGCGTCTATCTGTGGGGTGCGGTCGGGCGCGGCAAGTCGATGCTGATGGACCTGTTCTACGATCAGTTGAATATCCAGCGGAAGCGGCGCGTCCATTTCCATGCCTTCATGCTCGACGTCCATGCCCGGATGCGCGAGGTGCGGAAGAGCGAAAGCGGCGATCCGATCCCGCTCGTCGCCGATGCGCTCGCCGAGAACACGCGCTGCCTTGCGTTCGACGAGATGGTCGTGAACAACAGCGCCGATGCGATGATCCTGTCGCGCCTGTTCACCGCGCTGATCGAGCGCGGGGTGACGATGGTCGCGACGTCGAATCGCCCGCCGAAGGATCTCTACAAGGACGGGCTCAACCGCGAGCATTTCCTGCCCTTCATCGCGCTGGTCGAGGAACGGCTCGACGTGATGGGGCTCAACGGTCCGACCGACTATCGTCGTGATAGGCTGGGCGACGGCGCGCGCTGGTTCGTGCCCGCCGACGATGCCGCGAGCGCCGCGCTGTCGGCCGCCTTCTTTCGCCTTACCGACTATCCGCCCGAGGATCGCGCGAACGTTCCGACGCTCGAACTCGACGTCGGAGGCGGGCGGACGCTGCACGTGCCAAAGGCGCTAAAGGGCGTCGCGGTTTTTTCGTTCAAGCGCTTGTGCGGCGAGGCGCGCGGTGCGGCCGATTATCTGGCCGTCGCGCGGTATTTTCACGCCGTCATCATCGTCGGTATCCCGCGCATGGGCCCCGAGAACCGCAACGAGGCTGCCCGCTTCGTCACGCTGATCGACGCGCTTTACGAATATAAGGTCAAGCTGCTCGCGAGCGCGGCCGCGATGCCCGACCAGCTTTACATCGCAGGCGACGGGGCGTTCGAATTCGAGCGCACGGCAAGCCGTCTCGCCGAAATGCAGTCGGACGATTATCTGGCGCTAGGCCACGGCCAGGAAGACGCCACCTAA
- a CDS encoding lipopolysaccharide biosynthesis protein, whose protein sequence is MSEDVAQPAVTSRSVARGLGTTVLARLGAVVEIVAQPLYVLMFGLAGYGLYAVLWAAVNLLENVFDLGMTSAMQRTVPQSAGNAEAAAALRTAMIFGVGPCIIVAAIIAAFAADLGPLLNVADHDRELVTPAIRIFVWALPLWAFVEIATSALRARMVFGAEIRLRIVWEQMLRLVFAGLFFAGGLGLKGLFIAHLCSLAITAALSVRLLARHYSFADLWAGPWVTETTRNTFWAGLSILPSNIITRLFGDAPALILNMLLPGAAGAAAAGLFTIARKLSSVVQLVRIAFTYVMAPLAASAEREDRRQVADIYAYATRLISAIALPLAAVLAAGSASLLGLFGHQAQAAQAALVILLFARAAEAVLGISAPVLQVVAAFRQQLTASIFGVAVAVGAGWLVVGHLDPLTGVTLATAIGLVVMAAIPTLQLAMIEKLHPFDAQFPAVALRGIAITLVAGTAAVFADLLPDAVSLPLLGLIAVAAIWLALRFALPLADRMSLGKTGRKLRLFEHENT, encoded by the coding sequence ATGAGCGAAGACGTCGCCCAACCCGCCGTTACCAGCCGCAGCGTCGCGCGCGGGCTTGGCACCACCGTGCTGGCGCGTCTCGGCGCAGTGGTCGAGATTGTCGCGCAGCCGCTCTATGTGCTGATGTTCGGCCTTGCGGGCTATGGCCTCTATGCTGTGCTGTGGGCCGCGGTTAATCTGCTCGAAAATGTCTTTGACCTCGGTATGACGAGCGCGATGCAGCGCACCGTGCCGCAATCGGCGGGCAATGCCGAGGCTGCGGCGGCGCTGCGTACTGCGATGATTTTCGGCGTCGGACCATGCATCATCGTCGCGGCGATCATAGCCGCTTTTGCCGCCGACCTCGGGCCTCTGCTCAATGTCGCAGACCATGACCGCGAGCTCGTCACCCCCGCGATACGCATCTTCGTCTGGGCGCTGCCGCTATGGGCCTTTGTCGAGATCGCGACGTCGGCCTTGCGCGCGCGGATGGTGTTTGGTGCCGAAATCCGGCTGCGGATCGTGTGGGAACAGATGCTGCGACTGGTGTTCGCGGGGCTGTTTTTCGCCGGCGGACTTGGCCTCAAGGGCCTGTTCATCGCGCATCTCTGCTCGCTTGCAATCACCGCGGCGCTCAGCGTGCGTCTGCTCGCGCGCCACTATAGTTTTGCCGATTTGTGGGCCGGGCCTTGGGTCACCGAGACGACGCGCAACACCTTCTGGGCGGGACTTTCGATCCTGCCGTCGAACATCATCACGCGGCTGTTCGGCGACGCGCCCGCGCTCATCCTCAATATGCTGCTTCCCGGCGCGGCTGGCGCAGCGGCTGCCGGCCTGTTCACGATCGCGCGCAAGCTGTCGAGCGTCGTCCAGCTCGTGCGAATTGCGTTCACCTACGTGATGGCGCCGCTGGCCGCGAGCGCCGAACGCGAGGACCGGCGGCAGGTCGCCGACATTTATGCCTATGCGACGCGGCTGATCTCGGCGATCGCGCTGCCGCTTGCCGCCGTGCTGGCCGCAGGCAGCGCGTCGCTGCTCGGCCTGTTCGGGCATCAGGCGCAGGCGGCGCAGGCCGCGCTCGTCATCCTGCTGTTCGCGCGCGCCGCTGAAGCGGTGCTAGGTATTTCGGCGCCGGTGCTGCAGGTTGTCGCCGCCTTCCGCCAACAGCTCACCGCGAGCATCTTCGGCGTTGCCGTCGCGGTGGGTGCGGGGTGGCTGGTCGTGGGGCACCTCGATCCGCTGACCGGCGTGACGCTCGCGACAGCGATCGGGCTCGTCGTGATGGCCGCGATCCCGACACTTCAGCTCGCGATGATCGAGAAGCTGCATCCCTTCGATGCGCAATTTCCGGCGGTGGCCTTGCGCGGGATAGCGATCACTCTGGTGGCCGGCACCGCAGCCGTGTTCGCGGACCTGCTGCCCGACGCCGTATCGCTGCCCCTGCTCGGCTTGATCGCGGTTGCCGCGATCTGGCTTGCGCTACGCTTTGCGCTGCCGCTCGCTGATCGCATGTCGCTGGGCAAGACCGGCCGCAAGCTGCGGCTGTTCGAGCACGAAAACACATGA
- a CDS encoding alpha/beta hydrolase has protein sequence MIKLLFVVLLLVLLFGGGAKMIVAGGAKSLNMADKLLGQGDGARLLLADQPYGNGPRQSLDIWVPSNAKDGDQLPVIVFFYGGGWDSGERGSYGFAGRALARQGFAVVIPDYRLVPKAHWPDFIEDSAAAVAWTHEHIAKLGGDPDRIALMGHSAGAYNAAMLALNPQWLRAAKSDPAIIRGVAGLAGPYDFLPLEKGGRGDKAMGKVRPIEKTQPIHFARGDAAPLWLATGDGDDTVRPRNSQNLAAAIEKAGGTATLRIYPGMGHTGIVMALAAPFRSRGPVLDEATDFLRGVTARRVAPVEAAQ, from the coding sequence TTGATCAAATTGCTTTTCGTGGTGCTGCTGCTCGTGCTGCTGTTCGGTGGCGGCGCCAAGATGATCGTCGCGGGCGGCGCGAAATCGCTGAACATGGCCGATAAACTGCTCGGGCAGGGCGACGGCGCGCGATTGCTGCTGGCCGATCAGCCCTATGGCAACGGTCCGCGCCAGTCGCTCGATATATGGGTGCCAAGCAATGCCAAGGACGGCGACCAGCTGCCCGTGATCGTGTTTTTCTATGGCGGCGGCTGGGACAGCGGCGAGCGGGGCAGCTACGGCTTTGCGGGACGCGCACTGGCGCGGCAAGGCTTCGCCGTCGTAATTCCCGACTATCGGCTGGTTCCCAAGGCGCATTGGCCCGACTTTATCGAGGATAGCGCGGCGGCCGTCGCGTGGACGCACGAGCATATCGCCAAGCTGGGCGGCGATCCTGACCGGATCGCGCTGATGGGCCATTCGGCGGGCGCCTATAATGCCGCGATGCTCGCGCTCAACCCGCAATGGCTGCGCGCGGCAAAGAGCGATCCGGCCATCATCCGCGGCGTCGCGGGGCTCGCCGGCCCCTATGACTTCCTCCCGCTCGAAAAGGGTGGGCGCGGGGACAAGGCGATGGGCAAGGTGCGGCCGATCGAGAAGACGCAGCCGATCCACTTCGCGCGCGGCGATGCGGCGCCGCTGTGGCTTGCGACCGGCGACGGGGATGATACGGTGCGCCCGCGCAACAGCCAGAACCTCGCCGCGGCGATCGAGAAGGCCGGCGGGACCGCGACGCTCCGCATCTACCCCGGCATGGGGCATACGGGCATTGTGATGGCGCTCGCCGCGCCGTTTCGCAGCCGAGGGCCGGTGCTCGACGAAGCGACCGATTTCCTGCGCGGCGTCACCGCGCGCCGCGTCGCGCCCGTCGAGGCGGCGCAGTGA
- a CDS encoding HAD-IB family phosphatase translates to MTDTPPPVRVAIYDLDRTVLRTPTFTLFLLWAAWRAAPWRLLLLPALAALMFGYALRLYGRARFKPAAIRLMLGDSISPARATALASDFAAWRVPRDVPPGAAACIARDRAEGYRLLMATAAPEFYAGAIAEALEFDAIVATRHRRDADGNWLPLLDGENCYGTEKARRVTKWLDENAAGGAAHIRAYSDHPSDAPTFALANESWLIGRSRHLARLAAHHGWQTLDFEIVTGPS, encoded by the coding sequence ATGACCGATACGCCGCCCCCCGTTCGCGTTGCGATTTACGATCTCGATCGTACCGTGCTGCGCACGCCGACCTTCACTTTATTCCTGCTGTGGGCGGCATGGCGCGCGGCGCCCTGGCGCCTGCTGCTACTCCCCGCGCTCGCGGCGTTGATGTTCGGTTATGCGCTGCGCCTTTACGGACGCGCCCGGTTCAAGCCCGCGGCAATCCGCTTGATGCTCGGTGACAGCATTTCCCCGGCGCGTGCCACAGCACTTGCTTCCGACTTCGCCGCGTGGCGTGTGCCGCGCGACGTGCCGCCGGGCGCCGCCGCGTGCATCGCGCGCGACCGCGCCGAGGGATATCGCCTGCTGATGGCCACAGCGGCGCCTGAATTTTATGCCGGTGCGATTGCCGAAGCACTGGAGTTCGACGCCATTGTCGCGACGCGCCACCGGCGCGACGCGGACGGAAACTGGCTGCCCCTGCTTGACGGAGAGAATTGCTACGGGACGGAAAAGGCGCGGCGCGTAACCAAGTGGCTCGATGAGAACGCGGCCGGCGGCGCGGCGCATATCCGCGCCTATTCGGATCACCCGAGCGACGCGCCTACCTTTGCGCTGGCGAATGAATCCTGGCTGATCGGGCGCAGCCGCCATCTGGCCCGCCTGGCCGCACACCACGGCTGGCAAACGCTCGACTTCGAGATCGTTACAGGGCCGAGCTGA
- a CDS encoding CDP-alcohol phosphatidyltransferase family protein: MSAPIRLLGDNATPIWGMTNAERCRRMAEKDGKPLAPGHELVFNLAYVFDPMLLRWVIEQPGTVFAWGRAPVIGQVPAGSDPMAATVIDLSDGRKLYNRQLRKLEQPFVRELTPETRREIERKSYFGAYKGVTDALTKYLWPELALWLTRGAASIGMTPNMVTAIGAALCIYATYLFAYGHYWEGMLAGFIFMVLDTVDGKLARCTITSSKWGNVADHGVDLVHPPFWWYFWGVGLGSWGLALSNQTFLLVMIAVVAGYVVQRVIEGLFIKDFGMDIHVWQKFDSDFRLVTARRNPNIAILFFATLAGRPDIGLIALAWWTVISLVVHAVRLVQAYAVKRSGRPIVSWMEEA, translated from the coding sequence ATGAGCGCGCCCATCCGCCTTCTCGGCGACAACGCCACCCCGATTTGGGGCATGACCAACGCCGAGCGTTGCCGCCGGATGGCGGAAAAGGACGGCAAGCCGCTCGCGCCGGGACACGAGCTGGTCTTCAACCTCGCCTATGTCTTCGACCCGATGTTGCTGCGCTGGGTGATCGAGCAGCCGGGCACGGTTTTCGCCTGGGGCCGCGCGCCGGTGATCGGACAGGTACCGGCCGGCAGCGACCCGATGGCGGCGACGGTCATCGACCTTTCGGACGGGCGCAAGCTCTACAACCGCCAGCTTCGCAAACTCGAACAGCCCTTCGTCAGGGAACTGACGCCCGAGACACGGCGCGAGATCGAGCGGAAGAGCTATTTCGGCGCCTATAAGGGCGTCACCGATGCGCTGACCAAATATCTGTGGCCCGAACTGGCGCTGTGGCTGACACGCGGCGCGGCGAGTATCGGCATGACGCCCAATATGGTGACGGCGATCGGCGCGGCGCTGTGCATCTATGCCACTTATCTATTCGCCTATGGGCATTATTGGGAAGGCATGCTCGCGGGCTTCATCTTCATGGTGCTCGACACCGTCGATGGAAAGCTTGCGCGCTGCACGATCACCTCGTCGAAATGGGGTAATGTCGCCGACCATGGCGTCGATCTGGTCCACCCGCCCTTCTGGTGGTATTTCTGGGGTGTCGGGCTCGGCAGCTGGGGTCTCGCGCTGTCGAACCAGACCTTCCTGCTGGTAATGATCGCGGTCGTCGCGGGCTATGTGGTCCAGCGCGTGATCGAAGGATTGTTCATCAAGGACTTCGGCATGGACATCCATGTGTGGCAAAAGTTCGACAGCGATTTCCGCCTCGTTACGGCACGCCGCAATCCGAACATCGCGATCCTCTTTTTTGCTACGCTCGCTGGGCGCCCCGACATCGGGTTGATCGCGCTCGCTTGGTGGACGGTCATCTCGCTCGTCGTCCACGCGGTGCGGCTGGTGCAGGCCTATGCGGTGAAGAGGTCGGGCCGCCCAATAGTCAGTTGGATGGAAGAAGCATGA